From the Burkholderia glumae LMG 2196 = ATCC 33617 genome, one window contains:
- the ligA gene encoding NAD-dependent DNA ligase LigA, with protein sequence MARTTPAAPPASQPSERAAWLRQELERANHAYYVLDQPELLDAEYDRLFRELQQIEAEHPDFITPDSPTQRVGGEAADGFTPVLHDAPMLSLNNGFTDEDIAAFDKRVADALGKAVDLAGTAEPVEYACELKFDGLAISLRYVHGKFTQAATRGDGTTGEDVTENVRTIKSIPLTLKGKHPPALLDVRGEVLMYKRDFARLNERQRAAEQREFANPRNAAAGSLRQLDSKVTAQRPLSFFAYGIGVLDGAPMPDTHSGLLDWYESLGLPVNRERAVVQGAEGLLDFFRKVGEKREALPYDIDGVVYKVNRRDEQDRLGFVSRAPRFALAHKFPAQEARTRLVAIEVQVGRTGAITPVARLEPVFVGGATVTNATLHNEDEVRRKDIRVGDTVIVRRAGDVIPEVVGRDGPHAMQVRVRFRGVRTVARRNRLRAAASSGRPMTWKPRLLKPTDRRGIRVRRGCLRPSLFEFVEQEPFRMPTECPVCGSRIERLPDEAIARCTGGLFCPAQRKQALWHFAQRRALDIDGLGEKIIDQLVEQNLVRTPADLFHLGFATLAALDRFAEKSAQNLLDSLEKARHTTLARFIYALGIRHVGESTAKDLAKHFGALQPIMDASIDALLEVNDVGPVVAESLHQFFAEEHNRTVIAQLREKVDWPEGPPAPREPQGVLAGKTVVLTGTLPTLSRDEAKALLEAAGAKVTGSVSKKTDYVVAGAEAGSKLAKAEELGIPVLDEDGMHQLLKGESPS encoded by the coding sequence ATGGCCCGAACCACCCCAGCCGCCCCCCCCGCCAGCCAGCCGTCCGAGCGCGCGGCGTGGCTGCGCCAGGAACTCGAGCGCGCCAACCACGCGTATTACGTGCTCGACCAGCCCGAACTGCTCGATGCCGAGTACGACCGGCTGTTTCGCGAACTGCAGCAGATCGAGGCCGAGCACCCCGACTTCATCACTCCCGATTCGCCGACCCAGCGCGTGGGCGGCGAGGCCGCCGACGGCTTCACGCCGGTGCTCCACGACGCGCCGATGCTCTCGCTCAACAACGGCTTCACCGACGAGGACATCGCCGCGTTCGACAAGCGGGTGGCCGACGCGCTCGGCAAGGCGGTCGATCTGGCCGGCACCGCCGAGCCGGTCGAATACGCCTGCGAGCTGAAATTCGACGGGCTCGCGATCTCGCTGCGCTACGTGCATGGCAAGTTCACGCAGGCCGCCACGCGCGGCGACGGCACCACCGGCGAAGACGTGACCGAGAACGTGCGCACCATCAAGTCGATTCCGCTGACGCTGAAGGGCAAGCATCCGCCCGCGCTGCTCGACGTGCGCGGCGAGGTGCTGATGTACAAGCGCGATTTCGCGCGCCTCAACGAGCGCCAGCGCGCGGCCGAGCAGCGCGAGTTCGCCAACCCGCGCAACGCGGCGGCCGGCAGCCTGCGCCAGCTCGATTCGAAGGTCACCGCGCAGCGCCCGCTGTCGTTCTTCGCCTATGGCATCGGCGTGCTCGACGGCGCGCCGATGCCCGACACGCACAGCGGCCTGCTCGACTGGTACGAGTCGCTCGGCCTGCCGGTCAATCGCGAGCGCGCCGTGGTGCAGGGCGCCGAAGGGCTGCTCGACTTCTTCCGCAAGGTCGGCGAGAAGCGCGAGGCGCTGCCCTACGACATCGACGGGGTGGTCTACAAGGTCAACCGGCGCGACGAGCAGGACCGGCTCGGCTTCGTCTCGCGCGCGCCGCGCTTCGCGCTCGCGCACAAGTTCCCGGCCCAGGAGGCGCGCACGAGGCTCGTCGCGATCGAGGTGCAGGTGGGCCGCACCGGCGCGATCACGCCGGTCGCGCGGCTCGAGCCGGTGTTCGTGGGCGGCGCGACCGTCACCAACGCGACGCTGCACAACGAGGACGAAGTGCGCCGCAAGGACATCCGGGTCGGCGACACGGTGATCGTGCGGCGCGCCGGCGACGTGATTCCCGAGGTGGTCGGCCGGGACGGCCCGCACGCGATGCAGGTGCGGGTCCGGTTTCGCGGGGTGCGGACGGTCGCGCGGCGCAACCGGCTGCGCGCGGCCGCCTCGTCGGGCCGGCCGATGACCTGGAAGCCGCGGCTGCTGAAGCCGACGGATCGCCGCGGCATCCGGGTGCGGCGGGGATGCCTGCGGCCGAGCCTGTTCGAGTTCGTCGAGCAGGAACCGTTCAGGATGCCGACCGAATGCCCCGTGTGCGGCTCGAGGATCGAGCGCCTGCCCGACGAGGCGATCGCGCGCTGCACGGGCGGGCTGTTCTGCCCCGCGCAGCGCAAGCAGGCGCTCTGGCATTTCGCGCAGCGCCGCGCGCTCGACATCGACGGGCTAGGCGAGAAGATCATCGACCAATTGGTCGAGCAGAACCTCGTGCGCACCCCGGCCGACCTGTTCCATCTCGGCTTCGCGACGCTCGCCGCGCTCGACCGCTTCGCCGAGAAGTCCGCGCAGAACCTGCTCGATTCACTCGAGAAGGCGCGCCACACCACGCTCGCGCGCTTCATCTACGCGCTCGGCATCCGCCACGTCGGCGAATCGACCGCGAAGGACCTGGCCAAGCACTTCGGCGCGCTGCAGCCGATCATGGATGCCTCGATCGACGCTCTGCTCGAAGTCAACGACGTCGGCCCGGTGGTGGCCGAATCGCTGCATCAGTTCTTTGCCGAGGAACACAACCGCACCGTGATCGCGCAGCTGCGCGAGAAGGTGGACTGGCCCGAGGGGCCGCCCGCGCCGCGCGAGCCGCAGGGCGTGCTGGCCGGCAAGACCGTGGTGCTGACGGGCACGCTGCCCACGCTCTCGCGCGACGAAGCGAAGGCGCTGCTCGAGGCGGCCGGCGCGAAGGTGACGGGTTCGGTCTCGAAGAAGACCGACTACGTGGTGGCCGGCGCGGAGGCGGGCAGCAAGCTCGCGAAGGCCGAGGAACTCGGCATCCCGGTGCTCGACGAGGACGGGATGCATCAACTGCTGAAAGGGGAATCACCGTCATGA
- the def gene encoding peptide deformylase — protein MIREILRMGDPRLLDVAKPVEAFDTPALHELVADMFETMHHANGAGLAAPQIGVGLQLIIFGFGNNARYPDAPAVPETVLINPSIEYLPPDMEEGWEGCLSVPGMRGVVSRYRKVHYTGFDQYGKRIDRIAEDFHARVVQHEYDHLIGKLYPMRITDFSKFGFTDVLFPGLDPNSDD, from the coding sequence ATGATCCGCGAGATCCTCAGAATGGGCGACCCACGCCTGCTCGACGTGGCGAAGCCGGTCGAGGCGTTCGACACGCCGGCGCTGCACGAGCTGGTGGCCGACATGTTCGAAACCATGCATCACGCGAACGGCGCCGGCCTCGCCGCGCCGCAGATCGGCGTCGGGCTGCAGCTGATCATCTTCGGCTTCGGCAACAACGCGCGCTATCCCGACGCGCCGGCCGTGCCGGAAACGGTGCTGATCAATCCGAGCATCGAATACCTGCCGCCGGACATGGAGGAGGGCTGGGAAGGCTGCCTGTCGGTGCCGGGCATGCGCGGCGTGGTGAGCCGCTACCGCAAGGTGCATTACACGGGCTTCGACCAATACGGCAAGCGCATCGACCGCATCGCCGAGGATTTTCACGCGCGCGTGGTCCAGCACGAATACGATCATCTGATCGGCAAGCTCTATCCGATGCGGATCACCGATTTCTCGAAGTTCGGCTTCACCGACGTGCTGTTCCCGGGGCTCGATCCGAACTCGGACGACTGA
- the tsf gene encoding translation elongation factor Ts, translated as MAAITASMVAELRAKTDAPMMECKKALTEADGDMGKAEELLRVKLGNKASKAASRVTAEGVVASFVGGSTGALVELNCETDFVAKNDDFLAFSKTVAELIATQNPADVAALSALPLDGKTVDEVRLALVGKIGENISIRRFVRFETANRIASYLHGSRIGVLVEYTGADEQVGKDVAMHVAAMKPVSLSSDEVPAELIEKERRVAEQKAAESGKPAEIVAKMVDGSVQKYLKEVSLLNQPFVKNDKQTIEQMLKAANAAVQKFALFVVGEGIEKRQDDFAAEVAAQVAAAKQQ; from the coding sequence ATGGCGGCAATTACCGCAAGCATGGTGGCAGAACTGCGCGCGAAGACCGATGCACCGATGATGGAGTGCAAGAAGGCGCTGACCGAAGCCGATGGCGACATGGGCAAGGCCGAAGAGCTGCTGCGCGTGAAGCTCGGCAACAAGGCCAGCAAGGCGGCGTCGCGCGTGACGGCCGAAGGCGTCGTCGCGTCGTTCGTCGGCGGCAGCACGGGCGCGCTCGTCGAGCTGAACTGCGAAACCGATTTCGTTGCCAAGAATGACGATTTCCTGGCCTTCTCGAAGACCGTCGCCGAACTGATCGCGACGCAGAACCCGGCCGACGTGGCCGCGCTGTCGGCGCTGCCGCTCGACGGCAAGACGGTCGACGAGGTGCGCCTCGCGCTGGTCGGCAAGATCGGCGAAAACATCTCGATCCGCCGTTTCGTGCGCTTCGAGACCGCCAACCGGATCGCCTCGTACCTGCACGGCAGCCGCATCGGCGTGCTGGTCGAGTACACCGGCGCGGACGAGCAGGTCGGCAAGGATGTCGCGATGCACGTCGCGGCCATGAAGCCGGTTTCGCTGTCGTCGGACGAAGTGCCGGCCGAGCTGATCGAGAAGGAACGCCGCGTGGCCGAGCAGAAGGCCGCCGAGTCGGGCAAGCCGGCCGAGATCGTCGCCAAGATGGTCGACGGCAGCGTCCAGAAGTACCTGAAGGAAGTCTCGCTGCTGAACCAGCCGTTCGTGAAGAACGACAAGCAGACGATCGAGCAGATGCTGAAGGCCGCCAATGCTGCGGTGCAAAAGTTCGCGCTGTTCGTGGTCGGCGAAGGCATCGAGAAGCGTCAGGACGACTTCGCGGCCGAAGTGGCGGCGCAGGTCGCGGCGGCCAAGCAGCAGTAA
- a CDS encoding cell division protein ZipA C-terminal FtsZ-binding domain-containing protein — MDELTLGLVGTGVVVIGGIWIYNMWQAAKVRRRMPRPMPADAADTLARHERDDDAPFIEPVRQPARRAAAPLEPVAPPAAAGAGDRDRRVEPTFGGAPAQPAPIDTPADLQADETLTAGATDPAERDAEAGEGAGPAEASAGAGEAVAEPVLPAATTISAAPPAIVDRRIDCIVPIRLGAPLAGERIVPAAQRLRRAGSKPVHIEGKPEGGSGWELLQNGVRYEELRAAAQLANRSGPLNELEYSEFVSGVNQFADAIDGAPEFPDMLETVSMARELDGFAAQCDAQLSINVMSDGAPWSANYVQAVASQDGLLLSRDGTRFVKLDAKQNPVFMLQFGDTNFLRDDLTYKGGNMITLVLDVPVADEDILPFKLMCDYAKSLSDRIGAQVVDDSRRPLPESTLVAIEQQLMKLYAKLEEAGIPAGSPVTRRLFSQ; from the coding sequence ATGGACGAGTTGACACTCGGGTTGGTCGGTACTGGCGTGGTCGTGATCGGCGGCATCTGGATCTACAACATGTGGCAGGCCGCGAAAGTGCGCCGCCGGATGCCGCGGCCGATGCCGGCCGACGCGGCCGACACGCTGGCGCGCCACGAGCGCGACGACGACGCGCCGTTCATCGAACCGGTGCGGCAGCCCGCGCGCCGCGCGGCGGCCCCGCTCGAGCCGGTGGCGCCGCCGGCCGCGGCCGGCGCGGGCGATCGCGACAGGCGCGTCGAGCCGACCTTCGGCGGCGCGCCGGCGCAGCCGGCCCCGATCGATACGCCGGCCGACCTGCAGGCCGACGAGACGCTGACGGCCGGGGCCACCGACCCGGCGGAGCGGGACGCCGAGGCGGGCGAGGGCGCCGGGCCGGCCGAAGCGTCGGCCGGTGCCGGCGAGGCCGTCGCGGAGCCGGTGCTGCCCGCCGCCACCACGATCTCGGCCGCGCCGCCGGCCATCGTCGACCGCCGCATCGACTGCATCGTGCCGATCCGGCTCGGCGCGCCGCTCGCCGGCGAGCGCATCGTGCCGGCCGCGCAGCGGCTGCGCCGCGCCGGCAGCAAGCCCGTGCATATCGAGGGCAAGCCCGAGGGCGGCAGCGGCTGGGAACTGCTGCAGAACGGGGTGCGCTACGAGGAACTGCGCGCGGCCGCGCAGCTCGCGAACCGCAGCGGTCCGCTCAACGAGCTCGAGTATTCGGAATTCGTCTCGGGCGTCAACCAGTTCGCCGACGCGATCGACGGCGCGCCCGAGTTCCCCGACATGCTCGAGACCGTCTCGATGGCGCGCGAGCTCGACGGATTCGCCGCGCAGTGCGACGCGCAGCTGTCGATCAACGTGATGTCGGACGGCGCGCCGTGGTCGGCGAACTACGTGCAGGCGGTCGCCTCGCAGGACGGCCTGCTGCTGTCGCGCGACGGCACGCGCTTCGTCAAGCTCGACGCGAAGCAGAACCCGGTGTTCATGCTGCAGTTCGGCGACACCAACTTCCTGCGCGACGACCTGACCTACAAGGGCGGCAACATGATCACGCTGGTGCTCGACGTGCCGGTGGCCGACGAGGACATCCTGCCGTTCAAGCTGATGTGCGACTACGCGAAATCGCTGTCGGACCGCATCGGCGCGCAGGTGGTCGACGATTCGCGCCGGCCGCTGCCCGAATCGACGCTGGTGGCGATCGAGCAGCAACTGATGAAGCTCTACGCGAAGCTCGAGGAAGCCGGGATTCCGGCCGGCTCGCCGGTCACGCGGCGGCTGTTCAGCCAGTGA
- the map gene encoding type I methionyl aminopeptidase: MSITIKNDHDIEQMRVACRLASEVLDYITPFVVAGTTTGELDRLCHEYMTNVQGTVPAPLNYQPPGYPPYPKAICTSVNDVICHGIPGDKVLKNGDALNIDITVIKNGYFGDTSRMFLIGEGSILAKRLIQTTYECMWLGIEQVRPGAHLGDIGHAIQKHAESRGYSVVREYCGHGIGTVFHEDPQVVHYGRPGTGIEIVPGMIFTIEPMINAGKRDIRTMPDQWTVKTRDRSLSAQWEHTVLVTPSGYEVLTVSAGTPARPALDAAAA, from the coding sequence ATGTCCATCACGATCAAGAACGATCACGATATCGAGCAGATGCGCGTCGCATGCCGGCTCGCGAGCGAAGTGCTCGACTACATCACGCCGTTCGTCGTCGCGGGCACCACGACGGGCGAGCTGGACCGGCTCTGCCACGAGTACATGACCAATGTGCAAGGCACCGTGCCCGCGCCGCTCAACTACCAGCCGCCCGGCTATCCGCCCTACCCGAAGGCGATCTGCACCTCGGTCAACGACGTGATCTGCCACGGCATTCCCGGCGACAAGGTGCTGAAGAACGGCGACGCGCTCAACATCGACATCACCGTGATCAAGAACGGCTATTTCGGCGACACGAGCCGGATGTTCCTGATCGGCGAGGGCTCGATCCTGGCCAAGCGGCTGATCCAGACCACCTATGAATGCATGTGGCTCGGCATCGAGCAGGTCAGGCCCGGCGCGCACCTCGGCGACATCGGCCATGCGATCCAGAAGCATGCGGAAAGCCGCGGCTACAGCGTGGTGCGCGAGTATTGCGGGCACGGCATCGGCACGGTGTTCCACGAGGATCCGCAGGTGGTCCATTACGGCCGGCCCGGCACCGGCATCGAGATCGTGCCGGGCATGATCTTCACGATCGAGCCGATGATCAACGCCGGCAAGCGCGACATCCGTACCATGCCGGACCAGTGGACCGTCAAGACGCGCGATCGCAGCCTCTCGGCGCAATGGGAGCACACCGTGCTCGTCACGCCGAGCGGCTATGAAGTGCTGACGGTGTCGGCCGGCACGCCGGCGCGGCCGGCGCTCGACGCGGCGGCGGCCTGA
- the rpsB gene encoding 30S ribosomal protein S2 encodes MAVTMRQMLEAGVHFGHQTRFWNPKMAPFIFGHRNKIHIINLEKTLPMFNDAQKYVRQLAANRGTILFVGTKRQSRDTIAQEAQRAGMPYVNARWLGGMLTNFKTLKVSIKRLKDMEAAVEAGETEKMSKKEALLFEREIAKLQKSIGGVKDMGGIPDAIFVVDVGYHKIAITEANKLGVPVIAVVDTNHSPEGVDYVIPGNDDSSKAVALYAEGVADAILEGRANAVNEVVQAVRGDDEYVEENA; translated from the coding sequence ATGGCAGTCACGATGCGCCAAATGCTGGAAGCCGGTGTCCACTTCGGTCACCAGACGCGCTTCTGGAACCCGAAGATGGCCCCGTTCATTTTCGGTCACCGTAACAAGATTCACATCATCAACCTCGAAAAGACGCTGCCGATGTTCAACGACGCACAGAAATACGTGCGTCAGCTGGCGGCAAATCGGGGCACGATTCTGTTCGTCGGCACCAAGCGTCAGTCGCGCGATACGATCGCCCAGGAAGCGCAGCGCGCGGGCATGCCTTATGTCAACGCACGCTGGCTCGGCGGCATGCTGACCAACTTCAAGACGCTGAAGGTATCGATCAAGCGCCTGAAGGACATGGAAGCGGCCGTCGAAGCGGGCGAAACCGAGAAGATGAGCAAGAAGGAAGCGCTGCTGTTCGAGCGCGAGATCGCCAAGCTGCAGAAGTCGATCGGCGGCGTGAAGGACATGGGCGGCATTCCGGACGCGATCTTCGTGGTCGACGTCGGCTACCACAAGATTGCCATCACGGAAGCCAACAAGCTGGGCGTGCCCGTCATCGCCGTGGTCGACACGAACCACTCGCCGGAAGGCGTGGATTACGTGATCCCGGGTAACGACGACTCGAGCAAGGCCGTTGCGCTGTACGCCGAAGGCGTGGCCGACGCGATCCTCGAAGGCCGTGCCAACGCGGTCAACGAAGTGGTCCAGGCGGTGCGCGGCGACGACGAGTACGTCGAAGAGAACGCGTAA
- a CDS encoding [protein-PII] uridylyltransferase, translated as MSVPAVSAAAAPARKAEFRAVKAELITRFRAATRVEALMRALSRATDDALRQIWDQCELPGSLALVAVGGFGRGELAPHSDVDILVLLPDAHDGEFDARIERFIGLAWDLGLEIGSSVRTVDECIAESARDVTVQTSLLEARRVTGSVTLFRRAVARYREALDPHAFFQAKVLELRQRQAKFQDTPYSLEPNVKESPGGLRDLQTILWIARAADFGNSWRELHTRGLITAREARELRRNESFLKALRARLHVITGRRQDILVFDLQTQAAESFGYLPTPAKRASEQLMRRYYWAAKAVTQLATILIQNIEAQLFPATSGVTRVLSPGRFVEKQGMLEIASDDVFERHPDAVLEAFLLYETTRGVKGLSARTLRALYNSRDVMNGAWRRDPRNRATFMKILQQPEGVTHAFRLLNQTSVLGRYLLNFRRIVGQMQHDLYHVYTVDQHILMVLRNIRRFTVAEHAHEYPFCSQLIANFERPWVLYVAALFHDIAKGRGGDHSTLGMADARRFCREHGITGDDAALVVWLVQHHLTMSQVAQKQDTSDPEVVKRFAAKVGNERWLTALYLLTVADIRGTSPKVWNTWKGKLLEDLYRATSAVLGGAQPDAHSELRTRRDEALALLRLETVPEDAHRPLWSQLDVGYFLRHDAADIAWQTRVLYRHVQADTAIVRARPSPVGDALQVLVYVKDRSDLFAGICAYFDRNGLSVLDARVSTTKHGYALDNFIVTQTERDVQYRDIANLVEQQLADRLTSAAPLPEPAKGRLSRLSRSFPITPRVDLRADERGQYYILSVSANDRPGLLYSIARVLAEHQVGVHAARINTLGERVEDVFLLDGAGLSDNRLQIQVETELLRAIAA; from the coding sequence ATGAGCGTCCCCGCCGTCTCCGCCGCCGCAGCGCCCGCGCGCAAGGCCGAATTCCGCGCCGTCAAGGCCGAGCTGATCACGCGCTTTCGCGCCGCGACCCGCGTCGAGGCGCTGATGCGCGCGCTGTCACGCGCCACCGACGACGCGCTGCGGCAGATCTGGGACCAGTGCGAGTTGCCCGGCTCGCTCGCGCTGGTCGCCGTCGGCGGCTTCGGGCGCGGCGAGCTGGCGCCGCATTCGGACGTCGACATCCTGGTGCTGCTGCCCGATGCCCACGACGGCGAGTTCGACGCGCGCATCGAGCGCTTCATCGGCCTGGCCTGGGATCTCGGTCTCGAGATCGGCAGCAGCGTGCGCACCGTCGACGAATGCATCGCCGAGTCCGCGCGGGACGTGACGGTACAGACCTCGCTGCTCGAGGCGCGCCGCGTGACCGGCAGCGTGACGCTGTTCCGGCGCGCCGTGGCCCGCTACCGCGAGGCGCTCGATCCGCACGCGTTCTTCCAGGCCAAGGTGCTCGAACTGCGCCAGCGCCAGGCCAAGTTCCAGGACACGCCGTACAGCCTCGAGCCGAACGTGAAGGAAAGCCCGGGCGGGCTGCGCGACCTGCAGACGATCCTCTGGATCGCGCGCGCCGCCGATTTCGGCAACAGCTGGCGCGAGCTCCACACGCGCGGGCTGATCACCGCGCGCGAGGCACGCGAGCTGCGCCGCAACGAGAGCTTCCTGAAGGCGCTGCGCGCGCGGCTGCACGTGATCACGGGGCGCCGTCAGGACATCCTCGTGTTCGACCTGCAAACCCAGGCGGCCGAGAGCTTCGGCTATCTGCCGACGCCGGCCAAGCGCGCCAGCGAACAGCTGATGCGCCGCTACTACTGGGCCGCGAAGGCGGTCACGCAGCTCGCGACGATCCTGATCCAGAACATCGAGGCGCAGCTGTTCCCGGCCACCAGCGGCGTGACGCGCGTGCTCTCGCCGGGCCGCTTCGTCGAGAAGCAGGGCATGCTCGAGATCGCCTCCGACGACGTGTTCGAGCGGCATCCCGACGCCGTGCTCGAAGCGTTCCTGCTCTACGAGACGACGCGCGGCGTGAAGGGGCTGTCGGCACGCACGCTGCGCGCCCTCTACAATTCGCGCGACGTGATGAACGGCGCCTGGCGGCGCGACCCGCGCAATCGCGCGACGTTCATGAAGATCCTGCAGCAACCCGAGGGGGTCACGCACGCGTTCCGGCTGCTGAACCAGACCAGCGTGCTCGGCCGCTACCTGCTGAACTTCCGGCGCATCGTCGGGCAGATGCAGCACGACCTCTACCACGTCTACACCGTCGATCAGCACATCCTGATGGTGTTGCGCAATATCCGCCGCTTCACGGTGGCCGAGCACGCCCACGAATATCCGTTCTGCAGCCAGCTGATCGCCAACTTCGAGCGGCCCTGGGTGCTTTACGTGGCGGCGCTGTTCCACGACATCGCCAAGGGCCGCGGCGGCGATCATTCCACGCTCGGCATGGCCGACGCGCGGCGCTTCTGCCGCGAGCACGGCATCACCGGCGACGACGCGGCGCTCGTGGTCTGGCTCGTCCAGCATCACCTGACGATGAGCCAGGTCGCGCAGAAGCAGGACACGAGCGACCCCGAGGTGGTCAAGCGCTTCGCGGCCAAGGTCGGCAACGAGCGCTGGCTGACCGCGCTCTACCTGCTGACGGTAGCCGACATCCGCGGCACCAGCCCGAAGGTCTGGAACACCTGGAAGGGCAAGCTGCTGGAAGACCTCTACCGCGCCACCAGCGCGGTGCTCGGCGGCGCCCAGCCCGACGCGCATTCCGAGCTGCGCACGCGCCGCGACGAGGCGCTCGCGCTGCTGCGGCTCGAGACCGTGCCCGAGGACGCGCACCGCCCGCTCTGGAGCCAGCTCGACGTCGGCTATTTCCTGCGCCACGACGCGGCCGACATCGCCTGGCAGACGCGCGTGCTGTACCGCCACGTGCAAGCCGACACCGCGATCGTGCGGGCGCGGCCCTCGCCCGTCGGCGACGCGCTGCAGGTGCTCGTCTACGTCAAGGACCGTTCGGACCTGTTCGCGGGCATCTGCGCGTACTTCGACCGCAACGGGCTGTCGGTGCTCGATGCGCGCGTGAGCACCACCAAGCACGGCTACGCGCTCGACAACTTCATCGTCACGCAGACCGAGCGCGACGTGCAGTACCGCGACATCGCCAACCTCGTCGAGCAGCAGCTCGCCGACCGGCTGACCAGCGCGGCGCCGCTGCCCGAGCCCGCCAAGGGCCGGCTCTCGCGGCTGTCGCGCAGCTTCCCGATCACGCCCCGCGTCGACCTGCGCGCCGACGAGCGTGGTCAGTACTACATCCTGTCCGTGTCCGCCAACGACCGGCCGGGCCTTCTGTATTCGATCGCGCGCGTGCTGGCCGAGCACCAGGTCGGCGTCCACGCGGCGCGGATCAACACGCTCGGCGAACGCGTCGAGGACGTGTTCCTGCTCGACGGCGCCGGCTTGTCCGACAACCGGCTCCAGATCCAGGTCGAAACCGAGCTGCTGCGCGCGATCGCAGCCTGA
- a CDS encoding pseudouridine synthase: MRTKLTIKHPRPASPSRAPVRSGSLVARKPTRPAAPPDGAPKPKSKPSAKGAAPRAAKPAGAGAVKPRAPREADRPSRSEARPARDGERPFRSEGRPARDGERPVRSGARPPRDGERPFRSEGRPARDGERPARNGARPPRDGERPFRSEGRPARDGERPVRSGARPPRDGERPFRSEGRPARDGERPVRSGARPPRDGERPFRSEGRPARDGERPLRGTARPVRDGERPVRAGTRPPRDGDRPSRVESRPARDTDRPARKPRVTTERPAPSRLKVAQPVKARPSFDSGDEAGMMRLSKRMSELGLCSRREADEWIEKGWVLVDGERIDTLGTKVRPDQKIEIDDQAIAAQAAQVTILLHKPVGYVSGQAEDGYEPAVTLITRENHWSGDRSALRLSPLHLRTLAPAGRLDIDSTGLLVLTQDGRIAKQLIGEQSDIDKEYLVRVRFGEHVIDVDQHFPAESLAKLRHGLELDGVPLKPAMVSWQNSEQLRFVLREGKKRQIRRMCELVGLEVVGLKRVRMGRVMLGALPQGQWRYLGADETF, encoded by the coding sequence ATGCGCACCAAACTGACCATCAAGCATCCTCGCCCGGCATCGCCGTCCCGCGCCCCGGTCCGCTCAGGCAGCCTCGTCGCGCGCAAGCCGACGCGCCCCGCCGCGCCGCCCGATGGCGCGCCGAAGCCGAAGTCGAAGCCGAGCGCGAAAGGCGCGGCGCCGCGCGCGGCCAAGCCGGCGGGCGCCGGCGCCGTGAAACCGCGCGCGCCGCGCGAGGCCGACCGGCCATCGCGCAGCGAAGCCCGGCCCGCTCGCGACGGCGAGCGGCCGTTCCGCAGCGAAGGGCGACCTGCTCGTGACGGCGAACGCCCCGTCCGCAGCGGTGCACGCCCGCCGCGCGACGGCGAGCGGCCGTTCCGCAGCGAAGGGCGACCTGCTCGTGACGGCGAGCGCCCCGCCCGCAACGGCGCGCGTCCGCCGCGCGACGGCGAGCGGCCGTTCCGCAGCGAAGGGCGACCTGCTCGCGACGGCGAGCGCCCCGTCCGCAGCGGCGCACGTCCGCCGCGCGACGGCGAGCGGCCGTTCCGCAGCGAAGGGCGACCTGCTCGTGACGGCGAACGCCCCGTCCGCAGCGGTGCACGCCCGCCGCGCGACGGCGAGCGGCCGTTCCGCAGCGAAGGGCGACCTGCTCGCGATGGCGAGCGCCCCTTGCGCGGCACAGCACGGCCCGTGCGCGACGGCGAGCGCCCGGTCCGCGCCGGTACACGCCCGCCGCGTGACGGCGATCGACCGTCGCGGGTCGAATCCCGCCCCGCTCGCGACACGGATCGCCCGGCCCGCAAGCCGCGCGTCACCACGGAGCGTCCCGCGCCCTCGCGCCTGAAAGTCGCGCAGCCGGTCAAGGCACGTCCGTCGTTCGATTCCGGCGATGAAGCCGGGATGATGCGTCTGTCGAAGCGGATGTCGGAACTCGGCCTCTGCTCGCGGCGCGAGGCGGACGAATGGATCGAGAAGGGCTGGGTGCTCGTCGATGGCGAACGGATCGACACGCTCGGCACCAAGGTGCGCCCGGACCAGAAGATCGAGATCGACGATCAGGCGATCGCCGCCCAGGCCGCGCAGGTCACGATCCTGCTGCACAAGCCGGTCGGCTACGTGTCGGGTCAGGCCGAGGACGGCTACGAGCCGGCCGTGACGCTGATCACGCGCGAGAACCACTGGAGCGGCGACCGCTCCGCACTGCGTCTGTCGCCGCTGCATCTGCGCACGCTGGCGCCGGCCGGGCGGCTCGACATCGATTCGACCGGCTTGCTGGTGCTCACGCAGGACGGCCGCATCGCCAAGCAGCTGATCGGCGAGCAGTCCGACATCGACAAGGAATATCTGGTGCGCGTGCGCTTCGGCGAGCACGTGATCGACGTCGACCAGCATTTCCCGGCCGAATCGCTGGCCAAGCTGCGTCACGGCCTCGAACTCGACGGCGTGCCGCTGAAGCCCGCGATGGTGAGCTGGCAGAACAGCGAACAGCTGCGGTTCGTGCTGCGTGAAGGCAAGAAGCGGCAGATCCGCCGCATGTGCGAGCTGGTCGGGCTCGAGGTGGTCGGCCTGAAACGCGTGCGCATGGGCCGCGTGATGCTCGGTGCGCTGCCGCAGGGCCAGTGGCGCTACCTGGGGGCCGACGAGACGTTCTGA